GTCTACCGCAAGGAAGAACCCCCCACCCGCAACCTCCTCGACTTCGCCGCCTTCATCGCCCTCTTCCCCCACCTCATCGCTGGTCCCGTCCTCAAGTACAACCTCCTCGCCGACCAGTTCCGCACCCGCACCCACACCCTCGAAAAGTTCAGTTACGGCGCCACCCGCTTCATGACCGGCTTCGCCAAAAAGGTCCTGATCGCGGATACCATCGCGCCGCTGGTGACCGCCAGCTTCGGTCATGCGAACCCTACCCTGGCCGACAGCTGGCTCGGCGCCCTCGCCTACACCCTGCAGCTGTACTTCGACTTCAGCGGTTACAGCGACATGGCCATCGGCCTGGCCGCCATGATGGGCTTCAAGTTCCCCGAGAACTTCAACCACCCGTACATCTCCCGCAGCATCACCGAGTTCTGGCGCCGCTGGCACATGAGCCTGAGTTCCTGGCTGCGCGAGTACCTGTACATCGGGCTGGGCGGCAACCGCAAAGGACGCACTCGCACCTACATCAACCTGTTCCTGACGATGCTGCTGGGCGGCCTGTGGCACGGCGCGAACTGGACGTTCGTGCTGTGGGGCGCATGGCACGGCGGGATTCTGGCCGTCGAACGTCGCCTGAAGGAAGCGAGCCTGTGGAAGCCCAGTCCGGCCTGGCTGACGATTCCCGGCACGATGCTGCTGGTGATCGTGGGCTGGGTGATGTTCCGGGCGGACAACGTGCCGGACGCGCTGCGCATGTACCGCGGGATGCTGGGCCTGAATGGCGTGTCGCTCAGCGACACGCTGGCATGGCAGGTCCGGCCGAGCGAACTGGTGACGATGCTGCTGGCGGGTGTGCTGGTGTACGTGGCGCCCTGGTGGGGCCGCACGGTGGGAGACGTGGGTGGACGCCTGCTGCGTCCCCGCCTGGCGGTGACGGCCACGACGGTGCTGCTGCCGCTGTTCGTGCTGGCCATCCTGAAACTGTCCGCCCAGAGTTACACGCCCTTCCTGTACTTCCAGTTCTGAGGTGACCTGACATGACCGAATTCGCTCAGGACACTCTGAAAAACAACATTGATCAGCCGGGAACCCCGGCCGTCCTGCGCTGGATGCCCGGCGCCTTCCTGATCGCGGCCGTCGTCACCGGGGCGGCCCTGACCCTGACGTCCAAAGGGGCGCGCGACTTCCCGAAAGACCAGGAGGTCGTGACAGGGAAGTGGGCGCACACCTACGAGACGGGCCTGGACGCCGGGGTCCCGTTCCGGGACCCTGCCGTGAAGCTGTGGGGCACGACGAACTACCGCCTGTTCGGTGAAGCCCGTGAGGGAGCGCTGGTCGGCGCGGACGGCTGGCTGTATACCAGCGAGGAGTTCGAAACGACCGATACAGTCACGGATGCGCGCGAAGTGCAGAAGAAACTCGCGTTCGTGCGTGAAGTGCGTGACGCGCTGGCCGCCCAGGGAGCGCACCTCATCGTGGCGGTCATCCCTGCCAAGACACGTGTGTATCCGGAACATCTCGGAGCGTACAAGGTCCCAGCCGTGAAAGCCGCCCTGTACGAACAGTTCCGGGAGAGCGTGACGGCGCTCGGTGTTCCGGCGCCGGACCTGCTGCAGGTCCTGCAGCAGCACAAGGCCCAGGGGAACCTGTTCGTCCGGACGGACACGCACTGGACGCCACTCGGCGCGAAGATCGCGGCTGACACCCTTGCAAAGACTGTTCGGGAAACGTGGCCGACCCTGGATCTCCCAGAAGTCTCCTTCGAGACCACTTCGAGTGCTGCTCCTCAGAAGACCGGGGATCTGCTCCGATACCTACCACTCCCTGCAGGTGAAGGTCCGCAAGCCGCGGAAGTGCACGTGCCCACGACCACACAGGTCGGCGAGAGTGGCGGAGGCCTGCTCGGGGACGCCGAGGTGAGCGTGACGCTGGTCGGCACGAGTTACAGTGCGATCAAGGACTGGAACTTCGAAGGGGCGCTCAAGGAGGCCCTGCATACCGACGTCCTGAACGCAGCCGATCCCGGTAAGGGGCCGGTCGTGCCGATGAGGGCATACCTGAAGAGTCAGGCCCTCAAGGATGCACCGCCGAAACTGGTGATCTGGGAGATTCCCGAACGGTTCCTGCGCTTTCAATACCCCGAAGAAAGCCGCTGAACCTCAGTACCGGACATCTTTGTTCAGCCGCCCCTAGAGCATTTGTCATAAAAACATGTGAGGGTGAGCGTGCTTAAACCAGCCAAAGGTATCGAAGGGCGTCACCGCCTGAAGCGCCCGACCGATGGCGTCCATCAAGGTGTCCAGGGTGGACCACCCGCCGCCCGAACGAGCGCTTTCAGTTTGGAAAACATCATCTCAATCGGATTGAAATCCGGACTGTAGGGAGAGAGGTAGAGCAAGCTGCACCCCCGAGCTTCGATGAGCGTCCGTACGGACGCTCGGTGGTGGGAGGAAAGATTGTCCATCACGACCACCTGTCCTGGCTCGAGGGCTGGACAGAGTTGCTCGCGCACGTACCACTCGAAGGTGTCCCCATTGACCGCTCCGGGAGTGACCAGCGGGGCCACTGGCCCCGCGAGGCGCAGGCCACAGATCAGGGTCTGGTTCAGGCCATGGTTCCGGGCCACCTGGCCCACAGCGCGCACATGACTGGGCGCGCGGGCATACAACGGAGTCATGGAGGTGTTGAAGCCACTCTCGTCCAGGAAGACCAGCTGCGTGGGTGCCTGCAAGTCGGGCGCCAGCTCGTTCAGGAACGCCAGACGGCGTTCCTCACACCGTTCGCGAGCGATCAGCGTTTTTTTTATAGGTGATGTGCTGCCGAGCGAAGGCCCGGTCGACCGTCTTGGCGCTGACCTTGAGGCCCGTGGCTGCTTCGAGCATGCGGGCATGCTCGACCAACGTCGCGTCGCCATGTTCTTCCAGTTGTTTCAGGAGTTGTGCTTCGTGCAGGGCAGTCAGCTGAAACGGGCGACCTGTGGGCTTGGCCACCACGTGCAGCTGGCCCAGCCGATGACTCTTGAGGTACCGGTAGACCGTCATGACGTTCACCGAGAATTGACGAGCGGCATCTTTGACCGACGTTCCGTTCTCGACAGCGGCAACGATTCGTTCCCGTAATGCGAAGTCATATCCCGCCGCTCCAACAATCTTCATACGCTTATTATGGCAGAAGCCTAGAAGGCGACAGGCAGGGTTTTCAGGCCGCGCAGCTGGGTGCTGTCCCGCCAGACCACCTGGTCTCGCGGCACGTCCAGGCGCAGACCGGGCAGGCGGCGCAGCAGTGTCTCGAAGGCGATCTCTCCCTCCAGCCGGGCCAGCGGCGCGCCCAGGCAGAAGTGAACGCCCTGCCCGAAGGCCACGTGCCTGTTCAGTTCCCGGGCGAGGTTCAGCTCCTCGGGGTCAGTGAAGGCCCGCTCGTCGTGGTTGGCCGAGCCGAGCGCCGCCAGGATCACGTCGCCGCGCCGGATCTGCTGGCCGCCGAGTTCCACGTCCTCGCGGGCGTAGCGCGGGGCCGGGCTGAAGACCGGGCCGTTGTAGCGCAGGATCTCCTCGACGGCGGCCGGAATGCGGCCGGGATCGGCCTTCAGTCCGGCCAGCTGTTCCGGATGGTCGAGGAGCGTCAGGATGCCGATGCTCAGGAGATTCGAGGTGGTCTCGTGCCCGCCGAAGATCAGCAGGCCGACGGTCGCCATCAGTTCACCCTCGGTCAGGGTGTCTCCCTTCTCTTCCAGCCGGATCATGCCGCTGATCAGGTCGTCACCTGGACGTGCCCGCTTGTGGGCGATCAGCTGCATCACGTAGGCCGAGAAGTCACGCAGCACCTCCGGCTGCGGGTTGGCATGGTCGGACAGTCCTTCCGACCACACCTGCATCTGCTTCATGTCGGTGGGCGGCACGCCCAGCATCTCGCAGATCACCTGAATCGGCAGCGGGTAGCCGAAGTCGGCGACCACTTCCATCCGGCCGCTGTCCTGCACCCTGTCGATCAGGGCGTCGGTGAGGGCCTGAATCCTGGGGCGCAGCGTCTCGACGTACCTGGGGGTGAACACCTTTCCCACGAGCCCGCGCAGGCGGGTGTGTTCCGCGCCGTCGACGCTCACCATGGTCTTCGCGCCCAGAAAGCTCTGTTCCTGGGCGCCGCCCTCGGCGGAGTGCCCGAAGACCCCCGCGTCCGGGTGGATGGCGCTGGCGTCGACAGTGAAGCGCGGGTCCTTGAGGAATCTGACGGTCTCGGCGAAGCCGGTGATCAGCCAGGTGGCCGAACCGGTCGGATTGTAGGCTGTGGGTGCGTCGATCTGCACGACGGGTCCGCTGGCCCGCATCCGGGCGAACATCGGGTAGGGGTTGGCGGCGGTCGCCGGGTCGAAAACGTTCGGGGTGTGGTCGTGGCTGGTCATGTGCGTGCTCCTGGCGGGTTCAGATCGGGGTTCCGGGGGGTCGGGCCGAGGGGGACGGGACTGCGCGTTTCGGAGGTTCAGGAATTCAGCCGACGGTCCATCCGCCGTCCACGGTCAGGACCGCGCCGTTGACGCCTTTCGCGTCGTCCGAGGCCAGGAACAGGGCGGCGCGGGCGATCTCCTCGGCCTGAAGCACGCTCACGCCCATCCTGTCGAGCGACAGCGGGGCCAGGCGGGCCATGCCCAGCGGGTTCGGTACCGTGATGCTGCTGCCGATGCCGGTGGCGACCCCGCCCGGCGCGATGGCCACGCAGCGGACGCCCTGCGGCAGGTACGTCCAGGCGACGTTCCGGGTCAGGCCGATCAGGGCGTGCTTGGAGGCCGTGTAGGCGGTCCCGGCCCGCCCGCCGAACTGCCCGCCCACCGAGGCGGTGTTGATGATGACCCCGCCGCCCTGTGCGGTCATGATCGGCAGCGCGCGCCGGGTGGCGTACATCGGGCCGCTCACGTTGACGGCCATCACCCGCTCCCACAGGTCGTCGTCGATTTCGGCGGCGGGCACGAAGTTGTCGAGGATGCCGGCGTTGTTGCACAGCACGTCCAGGCGACCATGTGCACTGACGGCCGCGTCCACGAAGGCATTCACCTGCGCGACCTTCGATACGTTGACCTGCACGGCGAGCGCCTCGCCTCCGGCCGCCCGGATCTGCGTGACCAGTTCGTCCAGGGGGGCGGTGTTCAGGTCGCCGAGGACGACCTTCGCGCCTTCGCGGGCGAACAGTTCGGCCATCGCGCGGCCCATGCCGGACGCGGCTCCGGTGATGGCGACGACCTTGTGGGCGAGACGTGGGGATGAGGGTTGATGGGTCATGCCGTTCACTCTGAAGGCCGTGCCGACCCTTAAACAGTCCAGGGATTATCCTATGACCGACACTCCCCGGCCGAACGTGACGGGGGCGGACCGGGAGGGCCGAATGACTGAGGAACAGCGCCGTGAGCTGGGAGGTTTACTGCGGGAAAAACGTGCGGGATTGCGCCCGGCCGACGTGGGACTCCCTGAAGGGATCAGGCGACGCGCCCCCGGACTTCGACGGGAAGAGGTGGCGCTGCTGGCCGGCGTCAGCGTCGCCTGGTACACGTGGCTGGAACAGGGCCGCGCCATTCGGCCGTCGGCAGGCACCCTGGAGCGGATTCTCGACGCGCTGCGCTGCACCCAGGAGGAACGGCTCTACATCCAGCAGCTCCAGCGGGCGACCCCCGACCCTCCGGAAGGACCCTGGAATCCTCTGCTTCAGCAGGTGCTGGACGCGTTTCTGCCCGCCCCTGCCCTGCTGCTCAACCAGCACTGGGAGCGGACGGCGCAGAACGCCACAGCGGAATACCTCGAATTCTTCCCGCAACTCGGTGACGGGGCCTGCCTGCTCGACCTGATGTTCCTCGGCGCCGAAGCGCGCGCAATCGTGCGCGACTGGCCGGACCAGGCGCGGCAGCTCGTGGCCGCCTTCCGCCTCGACAGCAGCCGCTACACGAACGACGACTGGTTCCCGCAGAAGGTCAGGCAGCTGAGTGCAGCCAGCCCGGACTTCGCCACGTTCTGGGCCGAGCGTCAGGTGCGCGATCACGCCGCCGTCCACATGCACCTCCAGCACCCGGAATTCGGTCTGCTGGCACTCAATGCGACCTGGCTTCAGGTGAGCGGCACGCCGCACTTCAAGATTCTGGTCTGCACCGCCGATCCAGGGTCCCCCACCGCTGCCGCCCTGGCGCGGATGGCTGCACGAACACGGTGACCAATGGGTTGGCATTGCACGCAGCCTGCTTCGTCCTCTGGCTCTGATTCGCCAGACTTCTGGTCCACGCGTTCAGGGTTCGGTTGCCGTCAGATCCTGAACGGGATGGTGCGGTGGGCGGGCCGGGCCCGTCCAGGTGGTTCGGCCCATGGCCCACCAGAGTGCCGGAGCACCGACGAGCAGGGCAGTCCCGGCCAGCCACAGGGCGTCGCGCAGGCCGAACAGAAACGCTGATCCGCTTCCGCCTGGATGCCGGGCGATCACCGCGCCCAGGGTCGCGACGCCCAGGGCGACGCCGACCTGTCGTAAGGCGTTCAGGACGCTGGACGCCTGACTCAGCTGGTCCTGGGGGGCGCTGGCCATCGCGGCGGTGGTGAGCGCGCCCAGGGACAGCCCGACGCCCAGGCCCATCAGGGCGAATTTCCACCACAGGTCCCAGCCGTTCATGGTCAGCGTGATGCCGGTCAGGAGGAGGATGCCCAGCCCGGTCAGGCTCAGCCCGAGGGTGGCCGTGAGCCGTTCGCCTCTGCGTGCGGTGAGGCGGCCGCCCAGGGTCGATCCCAGGGCAGTCCCGAGCGGGAACAGCGCGGTGATCAGACCGGCGCGGGTCGCCGTGAAATGCAGGACGCCCTGCAGGAGGATCGTGAAGAAGACCAGCAGGCTGAACGGACCGAAGAACACCACCAGGCCGCCCAGGTTGGCGGCGGTGTAGGCCGGGTTCCTGAAGAGGTTCAGGGGAACCAGCGGTGCCTGGACATGTCGCTGCACCCAGACGAACAGTGTGAAGGCGATGCCGGCGCCCGTCAGGCAGGCCAGGACTGCCGGGGAGGTCCAGCCCAGACCGTTGCCCTGCGTCAGGCCGTAGATCAGGGCAGCCAGGGTGAACGTGATCAGGATCAGGCCGGTCAGGTCGATGGGTTTCGCGGGGAGGGCCGCGGTGGGGCGCGTGCCTCGCCGGGCGATCCAACCTACGGTCAAGCTTGCCAGTGCGAGCGTCCAGAAGACCGACGTCCATCCGAACGCGTCGACCAGCACGCCGCCCAGCACCGGGCCGATGGCGATTCCCAGGCCGGATACGCCGGCCCAGAGGCCGATGGCGCGGGCCCGGGCGGCAGGTTCGGTGAAGGCCAGGGTGAGGAGCACGAGACTGGCCGGCTGCACGAGCGCGGAACTCAGGCCGGAGATGCCCCGGCCCAGCAGGACCGCGTTGAAGGACGGTGCCAGTGCGGCCAGCAGCGCGCCTGCCGCGCCGACGGTCAGGCCGGCCAGCAGGGTGCGGCGGAACCCCAGTCGCGCGCCCAGCAGTCCCCCCACCAGGAGGAATGCGGCGTACACGATGTTGTAGACGTTGACCGCCCATGGCACGTCGGTCGGTGCGATCTGCAGTGTCCGCTGCAGGGCGGGCAGGGCCGGGTTGACGGCCGCGACGTTGAACATGACCACCACGACGGCCAGACTGGAGGCGATCAGGGTTGAGCGCTGCAGGGTCGTCCGGGATTCATTCATGTGGCGTCTCCGGTGTGAGGGTGCTGATGAGGTGGTCGCGTGTGGTCTTGAGCAGGGCGTCGCTGAGGTCGCGGTCGGTGACGGCGCGGGCCAGCATGACTGAACCGACCATGCCGCAGAGGACGGGCAGCACCTCGGCGCGCCGGGCTTCCGGCGTGTCGGCGTGGGACAGGGCGCACAGGTCGTCGATCATGCCGAGCAGGGTGGCGGTGAACGTCTGCCGGATGTCCGGTGCGTGCCGGGTGAGTTCCGGGGTGAGGGTGGGCAGGATGCAGCTGCCTGCCGCGTCGACCTGGTCGCGGTGCCCGCGGCTGACGTACTGGCGGACGACGCCGCCCAGCCCGTAGGGGGCGGTGTTGGTGGCGGCCTGGAGCAGGGTGCTGGCGGTGCTCCTGAGACTGCGGGTCAGGGTTTCCTGCACGAGTGCGTCCTTGCTGCTGAAGTGGGCGTAGAACCCGCCGTGGGTGAGTCCGGCCTTGCCCATCAGTGGTCCGATGCCCACCGTGTCCAGGCCGCCTTCCTTGAAGGCCTGGGTGGCGGCGTTGAGGATTTTCTCGCGTGTGGCCTGGGCGTGGTCGGTCTTGTAGCGGGCCATGGGGTTCCTCCGGAGGCGGGTGGGCTGGGCGGTGGGCGTGGGCGAGTGGCCGCTCGGGTTGATCTGGATCGCTCTCCATATGATACATATCATATAAATGGGTGGTCGCCCTGACGGCCACTGCCGATCCGCACCATTCGCACCCGTACCGCCCGCCCCAGACCTCGATCAGGAGACGCCATGACCGACCCCACCTCAACCAACCCCACGACCACCAGCTTCACTCCCGCCGAACGCACCCGCCAGCGCACCTACCACTGGGGCGACCCGCTCATCGGTGCGCAGGCCGCGCGACACCTCAGCGGCTTGGAGTACCTGCGTGCGATGGTACGGGGCGAGTTCACCGGCCCACCGGTCATGGACACGCTGAAATTCAGCCTGGCCATGGACGACATCGGAGACGGGCGCGTGACCTTCCGGATGACTCCGCAGGAATTTCACTACAACCCCATCGGAAGCGTGCATGGCGGCGTCTACGCGGCGGTGCTGGACTCTGCGCTGGGCTGCGCGATCCACACGCGGCTCCCGGCGGGCGTGGGCTACACGACGCTGGAACTCAAGGTCAGCTACCTGCGCCCCCTGCTGGTCGGCATGGGGGAAGTCCGCGCGATCGGCGAGGTGCTGAGCCTTTCAAAGCAGGTGGCGACTGCGCAGGCCAGACTGGTCGACGCACAGGACAAGCTGTTCGCGCACGCCACGACCACCTGCCTGCTCCTGCGCCCCACCTGAGCAGCGGAACGGGAAGATGACGGTCAGGGGACGCTGAGGACGGTCAGGTCTGCCCGGAGCGGGAGGGTGTTGCCCGGCACGAGGCCCAGGAGAACGCCGGTCAGGACGAAGGTGCCGAGGCCGCCTACCTTTGATCAGGTCAGGAAGGCTGCCGGCCAGCATGGTCTGCAGACCCCTGAAGCCTGTGTCGGCCAGGCAGTACAGGTTGGAGGCACCCAGGTCATGGGCGCTGCTCAGGCGGGCGTCGAGACCTGTGCGGGCCAGAACAGCCTGAACGATCGGCGGCAGGCCCGCCAGGAATGACAGGAGGACGACCGGGACGCTCCACACGGCGTGACCTGCTGAGCGCGTGCCCTGGTCCGCCAGGGTCGGGGGTGGCGTTCGCCAGAGTGGCTGGGGCACCGTGCAGCGGATCGGTACGGCCGTTCGACCGTATACGGATGGGCCGGGGCGGCGCTCACGGGGTGTGGGTCAGTGCGCCGCTGACCTGCTCGAGCACCTGATCGGAGAGGGGAGTGCCCTGGGTGGCACGGGCGATGAGCAGGGCGCCGAGCATGGTGCAGGCGGTCACGAGGCCGCTCCGGTCGTCGGTGTCGAGCCACCGGGCCAGTCCGGTCACGCCGTCGGCGAGGACCTGGCGCATGTCGGTCGTGCCGTTGCGGGCGACGTCCTGAACGAGGCCGGCGGTCGGGCAGCCCTGGCCGGGCTGGTCACGGTGGGTGGGGGAGAGGTAGGCCCGGATGTAGGCCTGCTGGGCCGCGTGGTGGTCGCCCTGCGCACCTTCGGCGTCGGCCATCTGGGCGGCCATGGTGGTGTACGCGTGGCGGGTGGCTTCGAGGACCAGGGCGTCCTTGGAGTCGAACTGGCGGTAGAACCCGCCGTGGGTGAGCCCGACTTCGGCCATGATGTCCTGCACGCTGACATGGTCGACGCCGCGTTCGCGCAGGAGTTGCGCGGCGGCCTGGATGGTGCGGTCGCGGTTCTGGGCCGCCTGGGCTTTGGACACTCTGGGCATGGGGCCTCCTGTGTTGGGGATGGGGCGGAGTCGTCCGCTTGACAGATTATAGATCACGAACATAATCTATTTTTAGATGAGATCCGTCATCTATTTTACCCGAACGCCCGGCACGCACCCGCTCCACGCCCCCCAGGAGGCCCGCCCATGCAGATCAAAGATTCCGTCGTCCTCGTCACCGGCGCCAACCGCGGCCTCGGCCTCACCCTCGTCCACGCCCTGATCACTGCAGGGGCCCGCAAGGTCTATGCCGCCGCCCGGAATCCCGACAGCATCCAGATTCCCGGCGTGACCGCCATCAAGCTCGACGTCACCTCACCCACCGACATCGCCGCCGCTGCCGAAGCCTGCGGGGACGTGTCCATCCTGATCAACAACGCCGGCATCCTCGACCACCAGGGCGTCCACCTCCTGACCGAAGGCAGCAGCGGCGCCCTGAACCGGGAGCTGGCCACCAACGTGTTCGGCCCCCTCCACCTCAGTCAGGCCTTCGCGCCGATCCTGGCCCGCAACGGCGGCGGCGCCGTCCTGAACATCCTGTCGGTCCTGAGCTGGATCAGTGTGCCTGGCGCCGCCACCTACTCCATTTCCAAGGCTGCCGCGTGGTCCATGACCAACGGCCTGCGCCACGAGCTGCAGGCCCAGAACACCCAGGTCACGGGCCTGCACGTCGCCTACATGGACACCGACATGGCCCACGGCGTCACCGGCGCCAAAACCTCCCCTCAGGACGTGGCCCGTCAGGCCCTCGCAGCCCTGGAAGCCGGGCAGCCGGAAGTGCTGGCCGACGACACCAGCCGTCAGGTCCGTGCCGGCCTCTCTGCCGAGCAGGCCGTGTATTTCTGAACCGGGGCATCCCTGAGCGCCGCAACCCGGGCGTCCCGCTTCAGTCCACCTGAGCTGGACGGGCGCTGAGTTCGAGCAGGTCCAGTTCCGCTTCGGTTACGCGGTAGGCGTCATCTCCGATGATGCCGCTGCGGCGCAGCGTCTCGATGGCCTCGCGGGACGCCGCCAGCACCTGCCGCCTGAGCACGTTGTCCGGAGAATCGTGCGGATCGCCACCCGCGCGGGCCCGGTTCAGGCCCTCCTCGTATTCAGTCCGGAGACGCTGCGCGGCCGGGGAGGTGTCGCCTTCCAGGGCCGCGCGGGCAGCCTTGAGCGCCGCCTTGCGGGCCACGCCGATCTCCTGCTTGACGACCGTATCCTCGGGGAGGCGCAGCAGCGTGAGCAGCGGCCGCAGCGTCAACCCCTGGATGACCAGTGTCCCCAGCACCACCACGAATGCCGTCAGCTGAATGAACGCTCTCGCGGGAAAGTCGTCCGGCAGCGCCAGGGCGGCCGCGAGCGTCACGATCCCGCGCATGCCGGACCAGCCGATGACCAGTCCACTCTTCGCTGGCAGCGGCAGCTGCCTGCGGGACCGTTTCATCCGCTCCGGCCGCTGCGTCAGGGTGTACATGAGCGCCCACAAGAGCCGGGCCACGATCACCACCCCCAGAATGATCAGGGCAGCCCCCAGCAGGCGCCGCCCCTCCCCGCCGCCGAGGGTCTCCAGCACGGGGCGCAACTGCAGGCCGATCAACGTGAAGGCCGTGACGTTGAGCACGAACGTCACCGAATCCCAGACCGCGAAGGACGGCACCCGCGTCCGCGCGGTCAGGGCCGTATTCCGTCCAGCCAGAAGCCCCATCACCACGACCGTGACGACAGCCGACAGGCCGAGACGTTCAGCCAGAAGCCACACGCCGAACGTCAGCACGAACTGGAACACCACGGACGTGGGAACGTCCTCGATCTGGGAGATGAGCAGGCCCACCAGCCGGGCCAGCACCCAGCCCACTGCGATACTCCCGACCAGCACCACCGCGAAGGTGGGCGCCGCGCCGCTCAGGCTGAAACTCCCGGCAGCCACGGCACCCACCGCCAGCTTGTAGATGATCAGGGCGGACGCGTCATTCAGCAGGCTTTCCCCTTCGAGCACCGTACGGATTCGGTGCGGGGGATGCACCGCGCGCATCACCGCCAGGGCCGCCACGGCGTCCGGCGGAGCCAGCAGCGCCCCCAGCGCCACCGCCGCCGCCCAGGGCACGTCCGGGAACAACAGGCGGGTCGTGACCGCGACCGCCGCGACCGTCACGCCCACAGCGACCAGCACCAGTGACAGCACCGGCTGCCAGTTCCGGCGCAGATCCCGCAGCGAGGTGTCGTACGCGGCGTCCAGCAGGACCGGCGCCACAAACAGCGCCAGGATCAGTTCAGGCTCCAGGCGCAGCGGCGGCGCGCCCGGCAGGAACGCCACCGTCGCGCCCCCCAGCGCGAGGAGTGTCGGGTACGGCACGCCGACGCGCCGCGCGACGATCGACAGGACGGTCGCGCCGAGCAGCAGGGCCAGGAGCGTTTCGAACATCAGCAGTTGATCATTCATGCGCGGGTGTGCACCTCCCGGAGGG
Above is a window of Deinococcus aquiradiocola DNA encoding:
- a CDS encoding SDR family oxidoreductase translates to MQIKDSVVLVTGANRGLGLTLVHALITAGARKVYAAARNPDSIQIPGVTAIKLDVTSPTDIAAAAEACGDVSILINNAGILDHQGVHLLTEGSSGALNRELATNVFGPLHLSQAFAPILARNGGGAVLNILSVLSWISVPGAATYSISKAAAWSMTNGLRHELQAQNTQVTGLHVAYMDTDMAHGVTGAKTSPQDVARQALAALEAGQPEVLADDTSRQVRAGLSAEQAVYF
- a CDS encoding cation:proton antiporter encodes the protein MNDQLLMFETLLALLLGATVLSIVARRVGVPYPTLLALGGATVAFLPGAPPLRLEPELILALFVAPVLLDAAYDTSLRDLRRNWQPVLSLVLVAVGVTVAAVAVTTRLLFPDVPWAAAVALGALLAPPDAVAALAVMRAVHPPHRIRTVLEGESLLNDASALIIYKLAVGAVAAGSFSLSGAAPTFAVVLVGSIAVGWVLARLVGLLISQIEDVPTSVVFQFVLTFGVWLLAERLGLSAVVTVVVMGLLAGRNTALTARTRVPSFAVWDSVTFVLNVTAFTLIGLQLRPVLETLGGGEGRRLLGAALIILGVVIVARLLWALMYTLTQRPERMKRSRRQLPLPAKSGLVIGWSGMRGIVTLAAALALPDDFPARAFIQLTAFVVVLGTLVIQGLTLRPLLTLLRLPEDTVVKQEIGVARKAALKAARAALEGDTSPAAQRLRTEYEEGLNRARAGGDPHDSPDNVLRRQVLAASREAIETLRRSGIIGDDAYRVTEAELDLLELSARPAQVD